DNA from Anticarsia gemmatalis isolate Benzon Research Colony breed Stoneville strain chromosome 23, ilAntGemm2 primary, whole genome shotgun sequence:
ataataaaaactaacgGCCTGAGGCCTTTGaccggtttaaacagttattttacaaaaaaatctttcaattttTACATATAAACCTTCCCATTGAATCACCctatttgtcaaaaaaaaaaaacgcatcaaaatccgtttcgtagttttaaagatgCATACATGCAATGTCCGTGCTAATACGGCTACGGCGGCagtcaatttcattgaaactggccaacgatgTAGGACTTCGTTTATGGATGCATTAAGAACTATCTAGCAATAAGCAATACCAGCTGAAAAGTAGGCTTTTTCgtatcttatggttagtggttaaggttgtcaaagttgttctagccgCCCGACGGCCTTTGACAAAGCTTAACTACTGTTATCCTAAAAGAAAACAGTGAAAATAGCGCAACTGGCCATGGGCATCACTAAAAATGAGGCTTATTAGGCTTTCGAAACCAAATTTtggttaatattttatcaaatttcgTCACTTACCTTAAGTTTCACTTTCTTATCGATAAACTATCATACGACTGTTGCGGTTAACGTTAAGTGTTAACTAACCTTAAAAGTGTATCTAAAACCAAAAGCTTATCTTACAGGGCGAGGATGacgcaaatatataatattataggtattatgAAACTCCcatattttcctttacaaaTGTTTAAATGTGTGTGTATTTGCGGTCCTATAAAACGGACGACCGGTCATTTATTTGAAACACTTTAACTGTAAATGCTGCATTGGATGAACATGGAAATTGTGTTAGCGTACTCACAATTACTTCGATTGCgagtttagtttttgtttgtttgcaagCGAAGCTTTATCTATGATTCGGTCAATTATCGTTCTGTTGTGTGTCGTCGGAGTTTGGTCCTTTACGATTAAAGGTAAGGAGAAATTTTGATATTTGCTTTCGTTActtgtttaattataacaatttggttgtttagaattatttgtttgtatctttgtttttatttcaatttgcattgcaatttattttactttctatcaattatattaaaaggaTATTCTTATCAATAAAGTTCTTTCAGTTAATTCAAATGATTATCATTAATCACCACTTCAAGTTACGATCAATATCGTTTAATCTTAAATCTAAGTTTCCGTTTATTGATATCAAAAGcccttaaattataataataatattaaaattctaataTCAAATTTCCCTTTCAGAACCTAACTGCGGTATTGAAGCTAGTACGAATCTCATCCACCACAATCCGTGGGTAGTCTACCTCGAATATTGGAGAGACGGCGTCAAAACTGGCGTCAGGTGTACTGCCACCCTCATCGACAGCCGTCATATCATCACGGCAGCTCATTGCATCAGGACTCCTAAATATACTAGGTATGTTGCTATCTATtgcattaattagttttttgatatctttgatttgaaattttacCTTATCAACATTTCTGAGCATGACTTTCACCGCTCATAGATTGATCTGTCCGTTTTTCCAACTGATAGTTATCCAAAAATGTTGGTACTCTAATTTCACTGTGCTTGCTACAATATCTAATTAAATTAGTTCTATCTCATTCGAACACAAAACCTAAACTTACAGAATTTCCCTTTAGGTAGCAAATTTCCTTGATTATcttaatttctataaataattccGTTTATCTTCGTGGTAATTCCATTATTCGTTATTTACTGTTGATTCATTAACgagcttaaatattataaagtattaatCTTTTGACGTAATAGGGAATACCGTATTTCCATGGTGTGTTCAGTTTGTaccaataaatattgattataattagGCTACTGCATACTAATTGTGTAGGTTaagtaagcaataaaaatatagttatgtaGGCAGGAAAAATTGGAAAACTTTTTGATAACAATAATTAAGGCAAAGACTTTGAAGAGAGTTTTATTTTGGTAACTTAAGATGATCTTAAGAACAAAAGATTTGAAGACATGAAAGCTGAACgtattcaagaaaatattttttagtttaaaagccAATTTGTCAATtagtatcaaaaatatatttggtatATCGTGTGACAGCTAATATTATGATAAGATCATTGTTACTTAATCAGAAGTGGTAAAAACGGgacttaattttcaaaattggttaactttcataatatatttaaaaaacaacagCTTTCACTAATGATTCACTGTGGGGAAAATGAGGGATTTCTACTTGTAAATACTCACAGTGTAGTAAACATTACTCATTCTACGAAACCTActtcaaaacataaacaaatatacCTAAAATATAAAGAGCTTAATTTAGAAATTGAGAaccaattaataatattacattgaaatgtatttacataatattatgcagaTAACAAAAGTACCTATTATTGATGGACGTATTTTACGTGGGAATACCGATATTGTTGCGCTAGTAGCTGTTTTGACATTTAACCTGCAAATCTTTCCCTGTTCGGTTACGTGGATTACTTAGGATTCTGGAATTCCAATATCGATGAAAACATCCTATAaattgtaaacattattatttataattaagtacgtACAAATGCATTGTACTTATTAGGTTAAGAATTTTGGATAATATGTAGGTCAAATCTAATCGCACGATTGTCGATTGTCCCTTTATCCTTACTATtatgcatacattttaaatcagATTAGTTAAATGATAAGAAGTTGAATAGATCAAAATTTTAagcaactattttttatttcggacttatttcatacaaaagtttAGAGCCTACAATTTtcactacatacataatttcacgcCATTTTCCAATCCCCTGACTAAAGATCGCCATttggaacgatccttacaaactttccttgcttcattcatatcttGTCGTACAAAATTTTCGttacttatataattttcttctttGCAGGTTAGTAGCCCGACTCGGAGAGTACGATCTGACTTCTGACATTGATTGTGTTGACGGCGTCTGCGGTGATCCGATCATCCGCCTGGAGGTCATTGACACCATCGTCCATCCTGACTACGACAACAGTGATCACGATATCGCTATTCTCAAACTTGAAGCAGACGTAGCTTTTACTGGTAGGTTTTAAAACCAAACTAATATTAAGGCAACACTAATTTCCTTGATCTTCTTGCCATGTTTAACTTAGACCAAGAAAATGTACACAATAATTGCTACCATTTCTTtatatttgataattaaatGTGTCACCTCTACAATTACcaacacaattaaaaaaaaactttcagaCTTATTAGTcagaatattcatatttttacaatatacttACCGTTTTCTTCTTCAACAGATTTCATCCGACCAGTATGTTTACCAAGCGGCCGTCTGCAACCAGAAATCACGTTCGCAGCATCAGGATGGGGAGAAATTCCTCACAAAGGCTATTACAGCGACATCAAGAAGATTATTCCTCTCCCTCTTTGGAAAAGGGAAGATTGTTTGGCTGCGTACAAGAACTTCAATGTACCTGCTCACGTCATCTGCGCGGGAGGGCAGGAGGACGTAGATACCTGCCGAGGGGATTCTGGAGGACCTCTCGTTTGGGTTCAGAAGAGGGTCGAGCTATGGGGAGTGACAAGTGCTGGGAATGTGAACTGCGGAACGAAGAACTCCCCCGGCTTGTATACGAATGTAGCTGAACATCTGGACTGGATCCTGACCGTTCTCGAACTGTCCAGGGCTAGGGACTGATATGTATACTCTTGTATAATTTGAAGAATCTACCGACTGTTCTATCGTTCGTTCAGAGCAGTTCGGGTGGATTCAATACGTGATGGGGTCACGATTCATTATGATAGCTGGGGGGAGGTCGTTGACCTTCCCCCAGCaaataaaatatcctttattgAGGAAGAAAACTGTGTTACTAGTTTTAAGTATTTGTCAAGTGcaactaatacatttttttgaacAAAATGCTGCCTGCGTAAGATTGtgaataatttacaataaacaaaaatataaaaaaaatgttcctaatactaagttttaagaaaatatattgccatttaacttaataaactaatatttattataacacttggtttttttattatttttctacttttcCCGCAGAATCACTCAACAACACTTTATTTAAAGTACAAAGttcattttcttttctattattGGTAACATCACTACACTAAACTTAATCAATAAGTTGCACAGAGAAGTGTGTATACGtcataaagtttttaattagtgGACTTATCCTTTTTCTCTTGCAAACTTTGCATTAAATGACACTTATTGACTtctgaaacagttcaatttactgacatattattatattatgacacATTTTATATCTAAACCAGTGCTTTCCTATAGACGGGCACccattactttttaatttattgcataggttttttttaagattgCGACAAAATCGAAACTATATCAGAATACTATTTAGAAAGTtcttaattatgaaaaatagcTATAGATGATGAAACCGTATCGTATgttgaaaaagtataaaatatgtataaaaaatcgtaaaaagaGAATTCGTTTCCTGGGTGTTTATATAGGGgttaggtatataataaaacacacatatatttatctaacatttaTTCGTTTCATATCTAGATCAAAATTGTATAGAAACGGaacaacaatttgtttaaaatgaatttatataaTCAGTCTttttgtagatatattttttagcaGTTACcgctacaatattataaaattcgaCTTAATGTATAGGTTCTGGTAATAAGtgacttttaaatttaaataattaataagcaaAAAGATGAACCAAATACGGAAAAAATACAAACCGTTAAACCGTTAAAAAAAGCAGTCATTCGAAcacattaacatattattatcgagGTAAATTTTTAGGAAAGAGGAACTTAAAAGATAGCTTAGTCAGAAGACTCACGAAAATGAAAAAGCTATTCTGACACAATACCTCacataggtaaaaaaaatagactTACTATCTGAAAGGGAAGACAAGCTGTGCCCGGTAAATGGAGAAAAGCTCACCTCTTATTACATGTGACTAAGATTGTTAACGGCGTAACTTCTGCCTAGACCTTCTGGTATAAcgagcgtgatattatgtacgtacatacatacgtgaCTCATTTCACAGACACAcctttatgtatgtgtatgtatgtatgtatgtgtgtatctatgtatgtatgtatgtttgtatgtgtgtatgttttacCTGAAAGGATCAAAGTCTAAAAGCTGGACTTTGACCGTTGAATCATTTTTATGATACCAACATACCTgtcaagtttttttaaacaaaacgtaAACAGGTTCTGGGAAAAACCCAATGCTTAGGTATTAGGTAGGTAGTTTTAAAATCCGCTATTATAATCTGTTTAGGCTTTCATCTCTTCTGGATAAGTGTCAAATAGCTTATCATAtgaaatttttattcaaaatttcacacacggtcattcgattccaaactaaacagagcttgtactatggtagcTAAATAAGGAATATATgtgcttatatacttctaaatacgtacATACTGATACAGGTAATTAAAAACCAGGCTTAGGACAGATACTTGTGcacatcacaaaaatatttgtcccaggtgggattcAAACCTCCTCCACCTACTCCTAAACCAActccacacgcggcgctacaattattgcggcgaggtgaccactttaaccactgcgccaaacgtgcagttataaggcgtgatttataattatttgtcattattaaatttattgtgcAATAAACATCCCTTTCAATATTCCCGTCTTAACAAATGCTATAGATCAGAGcaataataaaagtaggtaaagATATTGCACAACAGAATGTGAGTCAAAATAAATGATGTCATATTACATTGGTCATCATACAGACGGTCGGAGCCTTTTTAGTATCCTGTCTGtgataaaacaatttcaatGTGGCAATTTctatactgttttaataaccAAAACTGTGCTcatctttttaaaatagatttttcaaaatttccTATATACTttgtagtaataaatatgtgtagcgcgattttctacaggcGCTACTGTCGTAGTTTAGTAGGTCTAAACTTGCACCTTTCATGCAAGTGAATAATCCCGAAGCAatactatttctaatacacacataactttttgaaattatGAGTGATTACTGAttagtgtattagaaataatgatcacttgttctaatggtgaaggaaaatatcgtaataaaacgtttcatgcctaaaaattctttaacacatttcttaagGGCGTGCAAAGTCGAGAACGCACATTTCAGAAGCGTagtggactctaggcctaatCTATCCTACGATCGGGAGAAAAACCTTATCCAGCAGAGAAATAGTTAttggataaaaaaaacaatcgaTTCTTGAGAATGTGACATGTTTTTTTCTGTGTTACCAACTCAAGGAGGCTGATCAGGTTTTTTAGTATCAACATTTTAGACGAACCTATTAAAAATTCAAgtgttatgatatttttaacCCAGTCACTACCCTGTTATGTAATTTATCGTGTGGCTATTCCAGACCTATGGTTTACCTAACATATTGTCCAATACTATTACAATGAGCTATTTcgataatattttcaatgtattttgTCCCGATCTTAGGTCATTACTCTTAGATTAGTGGCTAGTTATGcagatttcatacaaatttaGGTTTTCCCATACAAACAATGAATTATTAAGTGTTGTAGTTTATGGGATCTAGGTTCAGTATTTACAGTaagttgttaattaaaattgtaatattagtcGTAGATTAAATGACGTTACCGGAATGCACGAGAGGTTAGATGTTTCGGGATTAGTGCGAGGTTGGGACTTCGGAATACCTTTAAGAAccataatcatttattaatttagaccATTTAGTTACACCATAGAAATATATGTAAGAAGCTGGAACTTCTACGACACACCTACTTCTTTATATCTTTGCATTGACTGTATAATGCTATGGGCATCAAGTCCgcttataatatatatagtgTTTAAATGAACAAATACAAAcacttataatttattgttatagacACAGTAAGTGATTTTTAGCCAAAAAGATCTGGTAAGAAAATCCTGGTTACTCTTTAGAACTGTGTTAAAAAACTTaagcatgcaagatttcatcgGGATATtttttccttcgccgttagcACAAGTTACCATTACCTGCTTCTTATATTTAAGCAGTCTTGATTTCGGAGTGACTAGGTGAGCTTGAGCTTGagttctattttaattaaaatatgaactgTTTTACGTAATAGAATgacttaaatacataaataattgttctgttaGGTATGTAAAAACCCATTACTATGTGGTTTTAAGATTTCCCATACCTATTTATTGGCACGAGCCGATATAATAgggtaaaaatataactttttatgaGTATAATTCATAAGTAGGTAcgtaaaaagctttttttattcCAAATTAGTCCGGTCTTTAGTATCTGCCTATGAAAAAAAGACGTggtttgtatgtaggtattttatatcTACATGCTTATGTGGATAGGTGGTCAAACACGAATTTGGtcgtatttctttattttgcCTATGCggatttcttttatttataaaactctatTAAGACAAACCAAACTGTTCCCTATGCCTTTGTGCTTTAAAAAGTTCTATGACAATTtcttaaaggtttttttgttaataGTAAGTCAAGGATTCTAGAACATACTAGGACGCCTAAACAAAAGCCTTAAGAGCTTGCTTAAGACCGACTAATAGTTTTGGTCACTCACCCAAAATTTGGCCTGTGAGAAACATCCCACAGGCCAAAttttggatgggtgatcatGAGGTGATGACTACTCAAGAATTATTGTTGAATGTAGATGAGTGTACATAGGTAAAGTTACAATAAGGACATAATGCTTttgtaggtacctaggtacaatatttttttttatgagaacAGCCCCAAATCATACGATTTCGATAGAAAAGGAAAACCGCAGTATTTTACtcatttatttaagtagtaaCAAGTCTAGACCGGTTAGTTAGTCATTCTTAATCattgtatgaatttgtaataacgatctattaaactttttataacatcacgtttTACCTTAAGGTGAGGAAATACGCCCACGTCTCACCGTTTACTATGGGATAAGTGGATAACATACATACGTTATATCACGCCTCTAAAGTGTAGGCTGATGTGTAGAAAATATATCACCGTGAGCAATGTTAGTCCCGTCTAATATAATagctttttcttttgtttaacttttatttatcactttaaaaacaaaacaactcccttactaagaattgctcttgtgtcgcgggaacttttagaAACGACTATTTGTGGagcgcacaaatatttgttgatgtttttttcGATAGGTTTGACTAGGTCCGTAGCGCAGTGCTTTAAGTGACCGCGCCGCTATCATTGAGTcgggaggacgtgggttcgattcccacacgggaccattatttgagcgatccacaaataaccGTTTCGAGtctagttgtgctttgtgtccgttgtttgcatgtttgtaaaagtcttcgcGTGAAAGAGTGattcttagcgcgggagttgtctttacaaaaaaaaagaaagagtTTTACAGCTTGTTTTTTAGAGAAAACATATAGCGTGGGTtaaggaaaagaaaaacaatcttTGACAGACAAATGAATACGGCAGTAAGAATAGTCTTTAAGTGTAGGCAGTCAGAGGGTTAATCAACTGTGACCTTAGTTGACCGCTATTCgataacctctcgagcgccccacgtcaaaattcaaatataccgttaagcgtccaggccaaaaatggcgcgcgaaattgaattggcggttggcgtttaagcgccgattccgtcatattttgatactaacaccctagtcataccttatatatttgaaatctacataaaatttgctatatattaaaaaaataaaccacaaataatatttgatagtggtggtacaatagtcggtttaatctgaatattttgtgttttaggcatgtgtttgaagaaagtctaaaaaatatttttaggcataaaaaataatatgacggaaggtcttatcgtgtagttaatgaataatgacattaaaatccaactgtaaaatatactcaaatctttaaaattagttaaaaaaagtatttacaatattggtcataaaggaacatgtcgttgggtcagatgttgtttaaggtgctctctggcctatatcaaccacttattcaagtgtgtgcattagatcgtcgtctcgtttcatcagcttcaatgtcaaatatgtttgaaagggataaacatagttttagcatttaatttctacgtttttttaatgtaagatcgttttgccgtaccacggtggcgggacgcttgacgggggtagcacattcaaccgtgacacggtggccgggcgcttgagaggataaataataataatataatctaactGAGTAAGGAATTGCGGTTGCTGGTTCAATATAATTCTTACTTTGCTACAGAGCCAATAAAGAAACGATGTACTAAATCAATGACGTATGTACTACGTCAGAACGTAAGGAAATAAATGGAttgtaaaggaaaaaaatatgagaaaatGTATTGGTATATCCAGAAACTAAAAATAGGAATAGCCAAGCACGTTAAGGTCGTTAGGCATCTATACCTATAGTGAATGAGTACCTCCATAGCGGGGTCTCGGTTTCGAATCTCGGGTTAGAATTGATTCCTGAGTTTTTTGCCAAGAAATGCTTGGTGACTTGCCCGTGGGTAATAAGTTGAGAATGTATCTCTTTGCACGAagatattaaaatgtcaaaaatgtcAGATTGTGGATAAACCGTTGCaagtacctataaaaatatgtaattgctCAGTCTAATTCAATATTAACCTaactgcaaaaaatattttacaaacatacatacatacataatatcaggcttcttcccataggagtagtCAGAAACCCGTGAATACTGCTACAGAAAATGCCACAGTACTGAAAAAACAGACTGAAATAAAAGCCTTAAAGTACAATAATTTGAAGTCAGTCACTTACTACcagaatattaataaacagttatacaagacaaatatttacacattttataagaaaaatctaATACACACGTGTGAAGTACccatttttaatgtatttatttacttaatgtatgaaaaagtcgattttattattgacaaaaatatttgtaaagagCAAAAAACTAACCTTGCCcttatttcgataaaattacTGTTATTCGCGATGAAAATTCAAAGGTTATTTACTCTTTTTACGTTTTTGTTGTACAACCCGATTTTCTATATTTATCGACAACTGAGTAAGCTATCCatagatttatatgaaaaactgaATAGCGCCCCTAAATTGTTGCGCAAGAAGtagttatttaaagtaattttgaaagTTCGCTACTCGGTAGTGCCAAGTCTAGCAAATCGCGAGTGAAAAATGTCGTGTATGCTCAATAATTTTTGctctcacaaatatttttgacaatttattgttttttgttagtcctactctaaactacaatattaatattaccaGCAGTTATAGATGAAATAAAATCGTGTGTAAAAGATTTTACCTATAAATCCTTTCTCACATAAGACTCGACAGTTGAACTGTCATGCAACCAAAACTCGTTTGCAATTAGTTTGCGACCGGTTGCAAATGATGATGCAACTTGAATAGGGAtgtttactaattatttatttgtctggtgtaatattcaatttataaataatattggaaacgtattttactttgtaattcACCAAAAAATTACGGCTACATATCACATGACGTCACAGTGTGGCACAAAATACAAGTTATGAAATCTTCGATGTTCACCTTTCGTTATtaggaaaagtaaaaaatacgcgtctaatatttattattagttcacTGACAGACTAATTACAATCTAATTTGTGTTATCCGATAGCTCCCTATTCCGGCCGGCAGAGGCAGGTTATAATACTTTACGTTTTGGTTGCCCTATGTGAGATTggttaaacaattataatacacAGTACACAATAGTACTTTaggttaaatattttacaatttcaattcGTCTTTGGCCGTtttaacaatttctttttaGATCCatacgttttaataaaaatctcgGTATCAAGAGACCCAAGATTTGTCTTAAAAGGTCGTTTACAAGAACGAGAAATCACCGAGGTGTTACGTGTCATATATCTttatgtgtctgaatatagcgaCAAGCCGCTGCACAGAAGGCGAAGAATAAATACAACAGAGGTAGGCAAGGTGCAGGTGGCTTGTggcttgctgctatattcagtCACAAAGTTGTCATTAGTTATTTAAGATTGATATAGACTCCTATCtatcgtattttatttactttcatttgAGTAAAA
Protein-coding regions in this window:
- the LOC142983152 gene encoding serine protease 7-like is translated as MIRSIIVLLCVVGVWSFTIKEPNCGIEASTNLIHHNPWVVYLEYWRDGVKTGVRCTATLIDSRHIITAAHCIRTPKYTRLVARLGEYDLTSDIDCVDGVCGDPIIRLEVIDTIVHPDYDNSDHDIAILKLEADVAFTDFIRPVCLPSGRLQPEITFAASGWGEIPHKGYYSDIKKIIPLPLWKREDCLAAYKNFNVPAHVICAGGQEDVDTCRGDSGGPLVWVQKRVELWGVTSAGNVNCGTKNSPGLYTNVAEHLDWILTVLELSRARD